The Camelina sativa cultivar DH55 chromosome 16, Cs, whole genome shotgun sequence sequence CCACACATCAGCCACATTAGGGTTGGTACCATCCAAGAAATGCACTGTACCAATCCTACTCATCTCCTACAGCATACTGACATACTGAGAATTAGCTTCTGCAcctgcagccactggctgctgcacTTCTGCCGCAACAAGCGGCACCATCGGAGCCTATGCCGGTACAACTCCCGGCAATCGCTCCAACAACTACGCCAACATGCCCGAAGGTTAACATCTCCACTAGAGGCTCCACCTACTACGACCCCCGCACCTAGAAGTCCAGCACGACCAGCCAACCCGTCACAAACACTGCCCACACCGGCTCCACCAGCACCTACAACCCCATTGGCACCACCACCGACCACCCTCACGTATCCCTCCTGGAATGCATGCGACTTGCGGACGCCTTCAGCCGTTACACTCTAGTCCACGGTCTCACTAGCAATTGGGCCTatacccctaccacgaccatggCCGCGTTCATAACCAGAAACAGctccacctctaaccatctgcactaccacgACAGAAGGTTATGCACACAATTCAAACAGCATACCCAAACACACAACTTACCATGAAATCTCATTGAAGgatcgaagaggatgatactaggactccaaaccacatgcaaattgactaactactcataatcaattccatcacacaacatcatgtaTCAAGCAACAAGAAGATAATTCaacccaattaaattcctaaactgCTTTAAACCATGCATTAACCcgtcctagaaccgtaaaggccctgataccaaactgaaataaCCAGacctgtttttttaataatatataattaagcatcttaTACTACTTaatgaaaccaaaaacataaacatcaCTAACCAACCATAATGTCAATAACATGCAAAGcgaaaaacataaaacaatgaacttctccaatatatatcatcaatacaGTAGCATTCCTAAATCCGACCTCAACATGCCACaaccaccacaacaacaaagCACAAAGAGGcacacaagcaatcaatcacctaaaatcacacaaaatataCATCTAATCGCTTatataagccatggtcatgcagtCACcttaatttagaaagaaaaagacgaaAAACACCAAGATCCAAGTCTTCTAGAAACCTCCAAATATCACTCTATGTTCAGATCTTCCTTCCAACGTTCAGAATACACCAAAACAAGCACATAAAACTTCTCTATCGGTCACACAACGATATCTCAaagggttttctttttctcttttctcctaGAACGAAAACGGCTAACAAAAACCATcacaaagataacaaaaattaCGAATCGTCATTGTGATTTGGttcttataaatattactaagcTTTGATTgcatacaataattttatataaatttaccaAACAAGTAACAAATTATTGTTTCCAAATAATGCACTTATATggaaaaaatttgaattcatttaGTATTTTTGACAGGTCTCGCTCACTACCAATATTCATCATTATTCCCTAATTTATGACAAACACAATTATTATCccacctaaaaaacaaaatagacatTGCTCTGTTAAAAATAATGAGATTTCTATACTTAGAACTTAGAACCTAgaaataatatagttttttttttctttttctttttcttgtagatCTTTGCAGAGAAGCCATGTGCATGGGGAATCAGCTTCACCTGGTTTTTTCCTATACACATATAAAAAGATTTTGCACCCATAGAAAGTCACAATAATACAATACTTGTAAATATAAAAGGATAAAGGACTTTTGAATTATCATGATTCATGAGACAGCAACGAAAGATACATGTAGCATTTTGCTAAAAACAGACAcaacaattttatataaaaaaaattgcattcaCATAAATTCATATTATATTGCATATAATAATAGtttcatctttttgtttgtatatcTTTGTTGCCTCTCGTTAGTCGAGGCTTCtttatgaatttttgttttaacaccTTATATGCTTTTTATAATATCTTTTGCTACgtattgtaaaaatattttttatgctttttgtgTTATTTACGAATCATTTGCCAATCtttttcacaacttttgcaCTCTTATGCCATTTGACAGCCTAGAACCCTCGATGTGTGATCTCTAAATTTTTGGTGAACTACCCGAATATAgaacttttaaatatgtaaatgtAACCTTTATTGATTGAAGATTTGATTCTTTCCTCCTAGAATAATTGTTATGTTATCCTTTGAAGACACTAATGTGTACCTCACTTATGTATTTGGAAACAAACTGTTCAGACTCTGTAATTCGTACAACGATTATACTTCTTTGGGTAAATGACTTCTTGATTAAAGTCCAACTTGAGGCTTGAAGGTTACTACAAGGTTCACTTagtttatactataaaataacaagaataattgactaacaagtaacaaccatggtttttttatttttgtgaaaaaaatctGTGAATTAAACTTTTGCTATAATACAgtgatttatttttgtgcatatgattttaaaaagtgGTGTAAATTTCGTTTGTGTGAAGCATTTGACAACACACACCCAACCCACACTAAAGTAGTCAAAATATTATtggaatttttgaaaaaacgttatcttcatcatcctatgaataatttaataaattcaaaaactcctaaataaataaaagtaagaaaaacaaaaaaaaaaattgatatctcTAATCTGTTACCAAACTGTCATTGGCTTAGTGGGGCAGACATCCCATGTGCAGCCTCCTTGGCTTCTGCTTCATAgttttcaatctttcttcttccttctctctcaatGGTCCATCTTCCCATTTCCACTTCCATCAACTTCTAACCCTAAAGCTTCAACCTTTATCCCACACATCTCTCTGTATCTCTCTGTTTCAacctcctctgttttcttcaagCTATGAAGAAAAGACgaacctttcttctcttctcgattttatttctccttcttcttctcaattcaTCCAAAGCTGACTCCGATGGAGACATCTCAGCGATGCTTTCACTCAAGAAGAGCTTAAACCCACCTGTTTCTCTCGGTTGGTCTGACCCTGACCCGTGTAAATGGACTCACGTCGTTTGTACAGGTTCAAAACGTGTGACCCGGATCCAAATCGGGCATTCGGGTCTTCAAGGTACACTCTCTCCTGATCTACGTAACTTATCTGAGCTCGAAAGGCTTGAGCTTCAATGGAACAACATCTCTGGCTCTGTTCCTTCTTTAAGTGGTTTAGCTTCGTTACAAGTCTTGATGCTTAGTAACAACAACTTCGAATCAATCCCTAGTGATGTCTTTGAAGGTTTAACTTCGTTACAGTCTGTAGAGATCGATAACAACCCTTTCAAGTCTTGGGAGATTCCTCAGAGTTTGAGAAACGCTTCGGCTCTTCAGAATTTCTCGGCGAACTCGGCTCATGTCTCCGGTAAATTACCCGGTTTTCTCGGACCGGATGAGTTTCCCGGTTTGTCTATTTTGCATTTGGCTTTCAATAACTTGGAAGGTGAGTTGCCTTTGAGTTTGGCTGGCTCGCAGGTTCAGTCTTTGTGGCTTAATGGTCAGAAACTAACTGGCTCAGTAGATGTTCTTCAGAACATGACTGGTTTGAAAGAGGTTTGGCTTCATTCCAACGCGTTCTCGGGTCCTTTACCGGACTTTTCGGGTCTTAGAGAGCTTGAGAGCTTGAGTTTGAGGGATAACTCGTTCACTGGTCCAGTTCCTGAGTCTTTGTTAAGTCTTGAGTCGCTTAAAGTTGTGAACTTGACTaataaccatcttcaaggaccATTTCCTGAGTTTAAGAGCTCTGCTTCGGTTGATTTGGATATAAATTCCAATAGCTTTTGCTTATCTAGTCATGGTTTGTGTGATCCTAGAGTGAAGTCTTTGCTTTTGATAGCTAGTTCATTCCATTATCCGCTGAGGCTTGCTGAGAGTTGGAAAGGAAATGATCCTTGCAGCAACTGGATTGGGATTGCTTGTAGCAATGGGAACATTACTATTATCAATCTTGAGAAAATGGGTCTTACAGGGACGATTTCTCCTGAGTTTGGAGCCATTAAATCGCTTCAAAGGATCGTTCTTGGAATCAATAACCTTACGGGTACGATTCCTCAAGAGCTTACAACGTTACCTAATCTCAAAACACTCGATGTTTCGACTAACCAGCTTTTTGGGAAGGTCCCTGGTTTCAGAAGCAATGTGGTTGTGAATACTAATGGTAATCCTGACATTGGAAAGGCAAAAAGCTCTTTGCCGTCTCCTGGTTCGTCTTCGCCTTCAGGTTCAGGAATTGATGGTGATAAGGACAGGATAGGAATGAAGTCTTCGACTTTTATAGGAATCATTGTTGGTTCAGTACTTGGAGGTCTGTTATCGATCTTCTTGATCGGTTTATTAGTTTTCTGCTGGTACAAGAAGAGGCAAAAACGTAACACAAGAGGTGAGAGCTCAAATGCAGTAGTGGTGCATCCACGACATTCAGGTTCTGACAATGAGAGTGTGAAAATCACTGTTGCGGGTTCAAGTGTAAGCGTTGGGGGCATAAGTGATACCTACACGCTTCCTGGTACGAGTGAGGCAGGAGATAATATCCAAATGGTGGAAGCAGGAAACATGCTGATCTCAATACAAGTGCTTCGTTCCGTGACTAACAACTTCAGTGAAGATAACATTCTTGGATCAGGAGGTTTCGGGGTTGTGTATAAAGGTGAATTGCACGATGGAACCAAGATAGCAGTTAAGAGAATGGAGAATGGAGTCATTGCTGGTAAAGGTTTTGCAGAATTCAAGTCAGAGATTGCGGTTTTAACAAAGGTGAGGCATCGTCATTTGGTTACACTTCTCGGCTATTGTTTGGATGGGAATGAGAAGCTTCTTGTGTATGAGTATATGCCGCAAGGGACATTGAGTAGGCATTTGTTTGAATGGTCAGAGGAAGGGCTTAAGCCTCTGTTGTGGAAACAGAGATTGACTTTAGCCTTGGATGTTGCAAGAGGTGTGGAGTATCTCCATGGATTAGCTCATCAAAGCTTCATTCACAGAGATCTTAAGCCTTCAAACATTCTTCTAGGCGATGATATGAGAGCGAAAGTTGCAGACTTTGGACTTGTTCGTCTTGCCCCAGAAGGGAAAGGATCGATTGAAACCAGAATTGCTGGAACGTTTGGTTACTTGGCACCTGAATATGCAGGTTAGTTGGTTTACAGATTGTTTCTTATGATGATATATAGGTTACTTCATTATGTATAAGAttgtttcttgatgatgattgtgatcTTGTTTGTTGCAGTAACGGGACGTGTGACCACGAAGGTAGATGTGTACAGCTTCGGGGTAATTCTTATGGAACTCATAACAGGTAGAAAGTCTCTAGATGAATCGCAACCAGAAGAGAGCATTCACTTGGTGTCCTGGTTCAAACGGATGTACATCAACAAAGAGTCATCATTCAAGAAAGCGATCGACCCAACAATAGACCTTGACGAAGAAACCCTAGCCAGCGTTCACACTGTTGCTGAACTAGCAGGCCATTGCTGCGCCCGTGAGCCTTACCAGAGACCAGACATGGGACACGCAGTCAACATTCTGTCTTCACTAGTCGAGCTATGGAAACCGTCAGATCAGAATGCAGAAGACATATACGGTATCGATCTCGACATGTCTTTGCCTCAGGCACTTAAGAAATGGCAAGCTTATGAAGGAAGAAGCGATCTCGAATCTTCGACTTCATCGCTTTTACCTAGCTTGGACAACACGCAGATGAGTATTCCCACTAGACCTTACGGATTCGCAGAGTCTTTCACTTCAGTAGATGGACGATGATGAATGAGAGATTTCCTCAAACccaagatttgttttttttttcttctgtatatTTGTGTTTCCTCCTCTCACAAttctttcatgtttcttgttatgCAAGCAACATTTAGGGCTTAATTTGAGtttcttaatattatttgttgttggtgtttttgttttcttgatttagaAAAGGTGACGTGTGTACTTTTAAAGTCTTAATTATTAAGTTTGAGGAAAATGGTAATGACAGTGAGGTAGAGAGGTTGGCATTGGATCCATCTTCACATGGCTGTCTCTTTTGTTTggatcttcattttttttagtatctCTATAAATTGACGTCTACTTCATCTCAACCAAAATGTTTTTgtagaatttagtttttttttacatatacttAAATTTCAGTAAACAATATATTTCAACAGCTTAAATTAGTATTTAGTATCCAGATTGCGGTTCAGTTTTTTCGATTCTTCggatttttggtttatgaacATATTGTAATAGtataccaaataaataatataaccaaatttTAACTAACTAAATATGTCTatagtttataaataattttaggttTCAGATTGTATctaatattcaaatattcaaaCATTCAAACGTATCATCTGGTTTTGAGATGAAATATAATATGgttaaaaaatgagaaaaaaaaagacaaaagtgtgtttggttaaataaaaatcattaagacAAAGGTTTGGTAAACAGTTCAACCACAtcgaacaaacaaacaaagttttGGTCAGGACTACAATTATTCTAATCATATTTTAAGgattacattttttgttttgttaacaaTTACTGATTATAAAACAACAGAGCTGGAGATCTAACATAATCATGTATATATCGTTACTCTTATCATCAAATAAAAGTTGTACATAATCACAATTCAATACAACACATAGAACAGAGAGATAGTGATATTTTTTCCCCACGTTTGTACTTTTGTGTCTCATAAGCAAAAGAGAAACACATAACATATATTTGTCtatatacaattaaatttagATTTTGAGCAAACTTATATATTAAGCTCTGAAAATTGGaaaagactgagatttttatttctttcatttttcatatAACGCGTTTCTATGGcccaaaagagaaagaaaaagataataaaaaagatGGATATATTATGTTCACACTTTACAGTACTACTTAACAGAACATTTAGAAGTGTTAATCACAAGTACTGTATGTTACAAGAAAGTACAATTCTTTTTAACTAAGCAAACAAACATTTATGTTCACTTTGcaattaagttttaattttttaacaaacataaCATAAATCTTAGGAGCAAATATTTTTTCTGGTACATGCCGTAATTAATCTTGAAAAACTAAATTTTCCAACATTAGAATACGAATATATGATTGAAATAGATGATTTTAAAACTTAGACATTCGATTCGATTACAGAttgatttcttctactttttccatcatagattttttttttatcgtaaatttatttatataaaattgtgCGAACACTTATACTTTTTTCAAACTGTTGACCATTCACTTCGTAGTGGGTGATTTTTAGTTACGTGAATTTTGCAAATAGCCTCAATTATGGATTAAGAGTAGACTATAAGAGACTCCAAAAGAGAAGACTTGAGAACGTAAagaattgaaatttgaaaacactAAAGGACTCTACAAAATTGAAGCCCAACTCACTAACAATTAAGCCCACTCCTCACAAAGTCACAGTCAAAACGTGATCTCACTAATATTGTCGAGGGCGTGAAGAAGAACAATGGAATGAACATGAAAGCAAAAGCAGAAGCTCTAGGTTAAAAACAAAGTAAGAGTGGCTCAAAGATATTTCTTTACTGATAAAATGTTCAGATTACatcatttgtttttatataggAGAAGACATGATAACCTAATGATTACAAAGGTAGGTAAATGTTTGTCAAGTGTCTCCATCAGCTGCACAAAATTGGTGAGGTAAGAGCAGAGAATTGGTTCCTTGTTTGGACCATAGTGTGAGCTGTGTTTGGCGTCACGTCCGTACATTGCAGAGCACATGAGGTGAGCACATTTTCCTTGTTACCATTGGAAACCACGGTGAGCAAGCAAACTGCAGTGAGCTTGATCATTTCTTTAAGatccaactttttttgttggacTGAGTTTTCAGTGATTCCAGTGGTGATAGTCCTTACAGAACATAGTTACATGCCAAATCCTTTTGAATAACAAATATGGCTATCTAGCCTTCTGCTGAAGGACAACAAGCTCTTGTTTATGATACATCATAGAAcgttgtaaaacaaaaaatatgaaactctCTTGAAccttatttttacttttttttttttttttaaaagcatgaATCAATATTGTGTCACACTCCAACCTTGCAAGTCAAATGCATCAGTGTTTTCAATAAACAGAGAAAAACCCTTCTAAAACAATTTCCATATGAAATATAGAAACTCTCTCATTGACTAATTCCCTTAGAAAAAGATAGACATTCAAATCCTTAAACTGAGTTTACACAACCATACA is a genomic window containing:
- the LOC104750395 gene encoding receptor protein kinase TMK1-like produces the protein MKKRRTFLLFSILFLLLLLNSSKADSDGDISAMLSLKKSLNPPVSLGWSDPDPCKWTHVVCTGSKRVTRIQIGHSGLQGTLSPDLRNLSELERLELQWNNISGSVPSLSGLASLQVLMLSNNNFESIPSDVFEGLTSLQSVEIDNNPFKSWEIPQSLRNASALQNFSANSAHVSGKLPGFLGPDEFPGLSILHLAFNNLEGELPLSLAGSQVQSLWLNGQKLTGSVDVLQNMTGLKEVWLHSNAFSGPLPDFSGLRELESLSLRDNSFTGPVPESLLSLESLKVVNLTNNHLQGPFPEFKSSASVDLDINSNSFCLSSHGLCDPRVKSLLLIASSFHYPLRLAESWKGNDPCSNWIGIACSNGNITIINLEKMGLTGTISPEFGAIKSLQRIVLGINNLTGTIPQELTTLPNLKTLDVSTNQLFGKVPGFRSNVVVNTNGNPDIGKAKSSLPSPGSSSPSGSGIDGDKDRIGMKSSTFIGIIVGSVLGGLLSIFLIGLLVFCWYKKRQKRNTRGESSNAVVVHPRHSGSDNESVKITVAGSSVSVGGISDTYTLPGTSEAGDNIQMVEAGNMLISIQVLRSVTNNFSEDNILGSGGFGVVYKGELHDGTKIAVKRMENGVIAGKGFAEFKSEIAVLTKVRHRHLVTLLGYCLDGNEKLLVYEYMPQGTLSRHLFEWSEEGLKPLLWKQRLTLALDVARGVEYLHGLAHQSFIHRDLKPSNILLGDDMRAKVADFGLVRLAPEGKGSIETRIAGTFGYLAPEYAVTGRVTTKVDVYSFGVILMELITGRKSLDESQPEESIHLVSWFKRMYINKESSFKKAIDPTIDLDEETLASVHTVAELAGHCCAREPYQRPDMGHAVNILSSLVELWKPSDQNAEDIYGIDLDMSLPQALKKWQAYEGRSDLESSTSSLLPSLDNTQMSIPTRPYGFAESFTSVDGR